In Numida meleagris isolate 19003 breed g44 Domestic line chromosome 18, NumMel1.0, whole genome shotgun sequence, one DNA window encodes the following:
- the MNT gene encoding max-binding protein MNT isoform X1, producing MAAAPRPLCFLWPLHVAGHRQHVLHAGMARAERGAGLGFGCSVTLALALRPLEVQAVPCWLCKGCRWETRGSPVNDCLLVYLSEENEKHEKLRLEREQEQRKAGVPRANHAVPPEEPRGELLVPISPPAPAPPPPPPLAAPISVIPIPVVTSPPQPAAQAALSPPLAQRHPPLVSTPGITKEPSSVAPVIQRPPGTLLPDGKAGTPPAGSPKQLQHYTAPVLAISQHHVVPQPIQPQPMPHPAPPLGALKLAPAEDVKPSEQKKRPGGVGTREVHNKLEKNRRAHLKECFETLKRNIPNVDDKKTSNLSVLRSALRYIQTLKRKEKEYEHEMERLAREKIATQQRLAELKNELSQWMDIMEIDRIVRQTVQPEDDQASTSTASEGEDNMDEDMEDDRPVNSLPKLAQRQHPELLKAVPSNAASHHLAVLPQHLSIQQKQPPAHAQPSIQTQALVQPQAIVPAQTHIVAASTVQSTVIAHTATTHASVIQTVNHVIQGPQTKHIAHIAPSTSSPVQLTTAAQPIGHITVHPATINHMAHLGQQLPIYPQPVAVSQPVVSHIAHTISHQQVNGTTSLGQQAVMAKPAVGTQVVHHPQLVGQTVLNPVTMVTMPSFPVSTLKLA from the exons ATGGCTGCAGCCCCACGGCCGCTGTGTTTCCTCTGGCCGCTGCATGTGGCAGGGCACAGGCAGCACGTGCTGCACGCTGGGATGGCCAGGGCAGAGCGAGGGGCTGGTCTGGGCTTTGGGTGCAGTGTGACCTTGGCTTTGGCCCTAAGGCCTCTGGAAGTGCAGGCGGTGCCGTGCTGGCTTTGTAAGGGCTGCAGGTGGGAGACACGGGGGAGCCCAGTTAATGACTGTCTTCTGGTTTATCTTTCAGAAGAGAATGAGAAGCACGAGAAGCTCCGCCTGGAGCGGGAGCAGGAGCAGCGGAAGGCCGGTGTGCCGCGGGCCAACCATGCGGTCCCCCCGGAGGAGCCGCGGGGTGAGCTGCTGGTGCCCATCTCGCCGCCCGCCCCAGCCCCTCCGCCACCCCCGCCGCTGGCGGCCCCCATCTCCGTCATCCCCATCCCGGTGGTTACCAGCCCGCCGCAGCCTGCCGCCCAGGCCGCCCTGTCCCCGCCGCTGGCTCAGCGCCACCCGCCCCTTGTGAGCACTCCCGGCATCACCAAGGAGCCGTCCTCCGTGGCCCCGGTCATCCAGCGGCCGCCGGGCACGCTGCTGCCAGACGGGAAGGCGGGCACGCCGCCGGCGGGCagcccaaagcagctgcagcactacACGGCGCCCGTCCTGGCCATCTCGCAGCACCACGTGGTCCCGCAGCCcatccagccccagcccatGCCGCACCCGGCCCCACCACTCGGTGCCCTGAAGCTGGCTCCGGCAGAGGACGTGAAACCCAGCGAGCAGAAGAAGAGGCCCGGAGG GGTTGGGACCAGGGAAGTACATAATAAATTGGAGAAAAACAG ACGTGCACATTTGAAAGAATGCTTTGAGACATTAAAACGCAACATCCCCAACGTAGACGACAAGAAGACCTCAAACCTCAGCGTCCTAAGGAGTGCCTTGCGATACATCCAG ActttaaagagaaaggaaaaagaatacgAGCATGAGATGGAACGGCTGGCAAGGGAGAAGATCGCTACCCAGCAGCGGCTGGCAGAATTGAAGAACGAGTTGAGCCAGTGGATGGACATCATGGAGATTGACAGAATTGTTCGACAGACAGTTCAGCCAGAGGATGACCAGGCATCTACCTCCACAGCGTCAG AGGGTGAAGACAACATGGATGAGGACATGGAAGATGACAGGCCCGTGAACTCATTACCAAAACTAGCCCAGCGCCAGCACCCAGAGCTCCTGAAAGCCGTCCCTTCGAACGCTGCTTCCCATCACCTGGCGGTTCTGCCTCAGCACCTGTCTATCCAGCAGAAGCAACCCCCAGCCCACGCACAGCCTTCCATCCAGACACAAGCACTGGTCCAGCCGCAGGCGATTGTCCCAGCACAGACTCACATCGTGGCGGCTTCGACAGTGCAATCGACTGTTATTGCCCACACCGCCACTACCCACGCTTCGGTCATTCAGACTGTCAACCACGTCATTCAGGGTCCACAGACCAAGCACATTGCTCACATTGCACCTTCCACATCCAGCCCTGTGCAACTTACCACTGCTGCTCAGCCTATCGGCCACATCACTGTGCACCCGGCCACCATCAACCACATGGCCCACCTCGGCCAGCAGCTGCCCATCTACCCTCAGCCCGTGGCCGTCAGCCAGCCCGTGGTGAGCCACATCGCTCACACGATCTCTCACCAGCAAGTGAACGGAACCACAAGTCTTGGCCAGCAGGCGGTGATGGCCAAGCCGGCGGTAGGAACCCAAGTTGTCCATCACCCACAGTTAGTTGGGCAAACGGTCCTAAATCCAGTAACTATGGTAACCATGCCATCATTCCCAGTGAGCACACTGAAGCTGGCCTAG
- the MNT gene encoding max-binding protein MNT isoform X2, giving the protein MGIGNTYAKELQGDWRRTEDRSCAARGPHQLLAPEENEKHEKLRLEREQEQRKAGVPRANHAVPPEEPRGELLVPISPPAPAPPPPPPLAAPISVIPIPVVTSPPQPAAQAALSPPLAQRHPPLVSTPGITKEPSSVAPVIQRPPGTLLPDGKAGTPPAGSPKQLQHYTAPVLAISQHHVVPQPIQPQPMPHPAPPLGALKLAPAEDVKPSEQKKRPGGVGTREVHNKLEKNRRAHLKECFETLKRNIPNVDDKKTSNLSVLRSALRYIQTLKRKEKEYEHEMERLAREKIATQQRLAELKNELSQWMDIMEIDRIVRQTVQPEDDQASTSTASEGEDNMDEDMEDDRPVNSLPKLAQRQHPELLKAVPSNAASHHLAVLPQHLSIQQKQPPAHAQPSIQTQALVQPQAIVPAQTHIVAASTVQSTVIAHTATTHASVIQTVNHVIQGPQTKHIAHIAPSTSSPVQLTTAAQPIGHITVHPATINHMAHLGQQLPIYPQPVAVSQPVVSHIAHTISHQQVNGTTSLGQQAVMAKPAVGTQVVHHPQLVGQTVLNPVTMVTMPSFPVSTLKLA; this is encoded by the exons gagctgcagggtgaCTGGAGGAGAACAGAGGACCGGAGCTGTGCGGCACGTGGCCCCCaccagctgctggcaccag AAGAGAATGAGAAGCACGAGAAGCTCCGCCTGGAGCGGGAGCAGGAGCAGCGGAAGGCCGGTGTGCCGCGGGCCAACCATGCGGTCCCCCCGGAGGAGCCGCGGGGTGAGCTGCTGGTGCCCATCTCGCCGCCCGCCCCAGCCCCTCCGCCACCCCCGCCGCTGGCGGCCCCCATCTCCGTCATCCCCATCCCGGTGGTTACCAGCCCGCCGCAGCCTGCCGCCCAGGCCGCCCTGTCCCCGCCGCTGGCTCAGCGCCACCCGCCCCTTGTGAGCACTCCCGGCATCACCAAGGAGCCGTCCTCCGTGGCCCCGGTCATCCAGCGGCCGCCGGGCACGCTGCTGCCAGACGGGAAGGCGGGCACGCCGCCGGCGGGCagcccaaagcagctgcagcactacACGGCGCCCGTCCTGGCCATCTCGCAGCACCACGTGGTCCCGCAGCCcatccagccccagcccatGCCGCACCCGGCCCCACCACTCGGTGCCCTGAAGCTGGCTCCGGCAGAGGACGTGAAACCCAGCGAGCAGAAGAAGAGGCCCGGAGG GGTTGGGACCAGGGAAGTACATAATAAATTGGAGAAAAACAG ACGTGCACATTTGAAAGAATGCTTTGAGACATTAAAACGCAACATCCCCAACGTAGACGACAAGAAGACCTCAAACCTCAGCGTCCTAAGGAGTGCCTTGCGATACATCCAG ActttaaagagaaaggaaaaagaatacgAGCATGAGATGGAACGGCTGGCAAGGGAGAAGATCGCTACCCAGCAGCGGCTGGCAGAATTGAAGAACGAGTTGAGCCAGTGGATGGACATCATGGAGATTGACAGAATTGTTCGACAGACAGTTCAGCCAGAGGATGACCAGGCATCTACCTCCACAGCGTCAG AGGGTGAAGACAACATGGATGAGGACATGGAAGATGACAGGCCCGTGAACTCATTACCAAAACTAGCCCAGCGCCAGCACCCAGAGCTCCTGAAAGCCGTCCCTTCGAACGCTGCTTCCCATCACCTGGCGGTTCTGCCTCAGCACCTGTCTATCCAGCAGAAGCAACCCCCAGCCCACGCACAGCCTTCCATCCAGACACAAGCACTGGTCCAGCCGCAGGCGATTGTCCCAGCACAGACTCACATCGTGGCGGCTTCGACAGTGCAATCGACTGTTATTGCCCACACCGCCACTACCCACGCTTCGGTCATTCAGACTGTCAACCACGTCATTCAGGGTCCACAGACCAAGCACATTGCTCACATTGCACCTTCCACATCCAGCCCTGTGCAACTTACCACTGCTGCTCAGCCTATCGGCCACATCACTGTGCACCCGGCCACCATCAACCACATGGCCCACCTCGGCCAGCAGCTGCCCATCTACCCTCAGCCCGTGGCCGTCAGCCAGCCCGTGGTGAGCCACATCGCTCACACGATCTCTCACCAGCAAGTGAACGGAACCACAAGTCTTGGCCAGCAGGCGGTGATGGCCAAGCCGGCGGTAGGAACCCAAGTTGTCCATCACCCACAGTTAGTTGGGCAAACGGTCCTAAATCCAGTAACTATGGTAACCATGCCATCATTCCCAGTGAGCACACTGAAGCTGGCCTAG